The following proteins are co-located in the Myxococcus fulvus genome:
- a CDS encoding ABC transporter ATP-binding protein, with protein MTSTLEVSGATVRKGERTLLADVSLRLGSGDFVAVVGPNGAGKTTLMRVALGLERPDSGRVTVDGRDVAALSPRERAAHVAWLPQRVQVSEPITALEHVAAARYRFRESHRRSEEQARAALERVQAEGLAARRITELSGGEQQRVAVAALLAQESPLVMLDEPANFLDPAQQLELYALVGRLWRSGLGVLCITHDINVLAHAVRHGGEGRIRVLGLSRGQVAFESHYDAPELGEHLGQVFSVRMRGVEVEGRRVFVGLPLEGGE; from the coding sequence ATGACGTCCACGCTGGAGGTCTCCGGGGCGACGGTGCGCAAGGGGGAGCGGACGCTGCTGGCGGACGTGTCCCTGCGGCTCGGGTCCGGAGACTTCGTGGCGGTGGTGGGCCCCAACGGCGCGGGCAAGACGACGCTGATGCGCGTGGCGCTCGGACTCGAGCGGCCGGACTCGGGGCGTGTCACGGTGGATGGGCGCGACGTGGCGGCGCTGTCGCCCCGGGAGCGCGCGGCCCATGTCGCGTGGCTGCCCCAGCGCGTGCAGGTCTCCGAGCCCATCACCGCGCTGGAGCACGTGGCCGCGGCGCGCTATCGCTTCCGGGAGTCGCATCGTCGCTCGGAGGAGCAGGCGCGGGCGGCGCTCGAGCGGGTGCAGGCGGAGGGGCTCGCCGCGCGGCGAATCACGGAGCTATCCGGCGGGGAGCAGCAGCGGGTCGCGGTGGCGGCGCTGCTGGCGCAGGAGTCTCCGCTGGTGATGTTGGACGAGCCAGCGAACTTCCTGGACCCCGCGCAGCAACTGGAGCTGTACGCGCTCGTGGGGCGGCTGTGGCGCTCGGGGCTGGGGGTGCTGTGCATCACGCATGACATCAACGTGCTCGCCCACGCGGTGCGGCACGGGGGCGAGGGACGGATTCGGGTGCTGGGGTTGTCGCGTGGCCAGGTGGCCTTCGAGTCGCACTACGACGCGCCGGAGCTGGGCGAGCACCTGGGGCAGGTGTTCTCCGTGCGGATGCGTGGCGTGGAGGTCGAGGGCCGGAGGGTCTTCGTGGGCCTGCCGCTGGAGGGGGGCGAATGA
- a CDS encoding FecCD family ABC transporter permease, which produces MKARLVVMLLLCGLVVVAAPFIGPPMPPDARDFILWQLRIPRTLMALLVGGTLSLVGAVYQSLFANPLAAPSTVGTTAGATLGALVAIVLGARSVLWGLPLITASAFAGALGVSLLVAAIAAGRGVRMNDLVLAGIAFSMAAGAISTGVQFSADSAELLAATRWTMGHLPQVGYQGIIALVPIAAVSVVGLLSLTRALEVFISGEEHAESQGVNVRVVRMASIGLGALGVAGCVAWCGPIAFVELIVPHIVRRVLGVSRRVLLPCSVIVGASFLALCDAASRVILPGREPPVGLVTAALGTPLLVYLVARKSR; this is translated from the coding sequence ATGAAGGCCCGGCTGGTGGTGATGTTGCTGTTGTGCGGGCTGGTGGTGGTCGCCGCGCCGTTCATCGGGCCGCCGATGCCACCGGACGCGCGGGACTTCATCCTCTGGCAGCTGCGCATCCCCCGGACGCTGATGGCGTTGCTGGTGGGGGGCACGCTGTCGCTGGTGGGGGCGGTGTACCAGTCGCTCTTCGCCAATCCGCTCGCGGCGCCGAGCACGGTGGGCACCACGGCCGGGGCCACGCTGGGAGCGCTGGTGGCCATCGTGCTGGGGGCCCGCTCGGTGCTGTGGGGGCTGCCGCTCATCACCGCGTCCGCCTTCGCCGGGGCGCTGGGGGTCAGCCTGTTGGTGGCCGCCATTGCAGCGGGGCGGGGCGTGCGGATGAACGACCTGGTGCTCGCGGGCATCGCCTTCTCGATGGCGGCGGGCGCCATCTCCACGGGCGTGCAGTTCTCGGCGGACTCGGCGGAGCTGCTGGCGGCCACGCGGTGGACCATGGGGCACCTGCCGCAGGTGGGCTACCAGGGAATCATCGCGCTCGTGCCCATCGCGGCCGTGTCGGTGGTGGGGCTTCTGTCGCTGACGCGGGCGCTGGAGGTGTTCATCTCCGGCGAGGAGCACGCTGAGTCGCAGGGCGTCAACGTGCGCGTGGTGCGCATGGCCTCGATTGGCCTGGGGGCGCTCGGCGTGGCGGGCTGTGTCGCGTGGTGTGGCCCCATCGCGTTCGTGGAGCTCATCGTCCCGCACATCGTCCGACGCGTGCTGGGCGTGAGCCGGCGCGTGCTGCTGCCGTGCTCGGTCATCGTGGGCGCGAGCTTCCTGGCGCTCTGTGACGCAGCCTCCCGCGTCATCCTCCCGGGGCGAGAGCCGCCCGTGGGTCTGGTGACGGCGGCGCTGGGCACGCCGCTGCTCGTGTATCTGGTGGCGCGCAAGTCGCGCTGA
- a CDS encoding cytochrome P450 gives METQPPGEASGRPVTHAPGKTPDLFSPQALDNPYAVYARLLEQPACWSAESQLWLFSRHADCLEVLANPRFSRNIASARKRRPQDYPPPPEALAALSAMHNQWFLLMDPPDHTRLRAVTKRALGPRMKELAIHIQALAESLVFQARQRGGMDVISEFAMPLARSTLRQLVGADDLDEGLYQHWALCLARCADASAPLGVREAASAATREVHQSLQAAVVRRRKSRRTDVLGLLVAAQEDEQALSEEELLPTCMLLLFGGYDTSVNLMGNGMLALMEHRAQWEALCAEPSRAKGAVEEVLRFDTPLQLVSRMAQEDVDVGGTHVRAGEWAWVLLGAANRDPRRFENPDALDIQRTDLQHVAFGHGLHQCVGAALGRIEAQSAFGTLARELPQLRLVPGAWKRRDTAVFRGLTTLPCQL, from the coding sequence ATGGAGACCCAACCGCCAGGCGAGGCCAGCGGACGTCCCGTCACCCATGCTCCCGGAAAGACGCCCGACCTCTTCTCTCCGCAGGCGCTCGACAATCCCTATGCCGTCTACGCGCGGCTCCTCGAGCAGCCGGCGTGCTGGAGCGCCGAGTCCCAGCTGTGGCTGTTCTCCCGGCACGCCGACTGCCTGGAGGTGCTGGCCAATCCCCGCTTCAGTCGGAACATCGCCAGCGCGAGGAAGCGCCGCCCCCAGGACTACCCTCCCCCGCCGGAGGCGCTCGCGGCGCTGTCCGCCATGCACAACCAGTGGTTCCTGCTGATGGACCCGCCGGACCACACGCGCCTGCGCGCGGTGACGAAGCGCGCCCTGGGCCCTCGCATGAAGGAGCTGGCCATCCACATCCAGGCCCTGGCGGAGTCCCTGGTCTTCCAGGCGCGCCAGCGCGGAGGAATGGATGTCATCTCCGAGTTCGCCATGCCCCTGGCCCGCAGCACGCTGCGCCAGTTGGTGGGCGCGGATGATTTGGATGAGGGGCTCTATCAGCACTGGGCGCTGTGCCTCGCCCGGTGCGCGGATGCTTCCGCGCCCCTGGGGGTTCGCGAGGCCGCGAGCGCCGCCACGCGCGAGGTGCACCAGTCCCTCCAGGCCGCCGTGGTTCGACGTCGGAAGTCGCGGCGCACGGACGTCCTCGGGCTGCTGGTGGCAGCGCAGGAGGACGAGCAGGCGCTGAGCGAGGAGGAGCTGTTGCCCACGTGCATGCTGCTGCTCTTCGGCGGCTACGACACCTCCGTCAACCTCATGGGCAACGGGATGCTCGCGTTGATGGAGCACCGCGCGCAGTGGGAGGCGCTGTGCGCCGAGCCCTCGCGCGCCAAGGGCGCGGTGGAGGAGGTGCTGCGCTTCGACACGCCCCTGCAGCTCGTCTCGCGCATGGCGCAGGAGGACGTGGACGTGGGTGGCACGCACGTCCGCGCCGGTGAGTGGGCGTGGGTGCTGCTCGGCGCGGCGAATCGGGACCCCAGGCGCTTCGAGAACCCTGATGCGCTGGACATCCAGCGCACGGACCTCCAGCACGTCGCCTTCGGCCACGGCCTCCACCAATGTGTCGGCGCGGCGCTTGGGCGCATCGAGGCTCAGAGTGCCTTCGGGACGCTGGCGCGCGAGCTGCCGCAGCTCCGGCTTGTGCCCGGTGCGTGGAAGCGGCGCGACACCGCCGTGTTCCGCGGCCTCACCACCCTGCCCTGCCAACTCTGA
- a CDS encoding histidine phosphatase family protein: MDWRLPSGVTRMILVRHGKPSEEMKGRCYGRLDVGLAPEGHVQAERAARLLAQVELHGLYSSPRLRALDTAKRLTEGRGLGLQVEEAFREIDFGLFEGLTYEEAERRFPAVYAEWMTHPAQVRFPEGETFSEMRERVRTGGRALRARHPGQCFALVSHGGVNRTLLCEALGMSDEHLFRLDQVHAAVNVIDFYGDEPVVKLMNAEP, translated from the coding sequence GTGGACTGGCGACTGCCGAGCGGCGTGACGCGCATGATCCTGGTGAGGCACGGCAAGCCCTCCGAGGAGATGAAGGGCCGCTGCTACGGGAGGCTCGACGTGGGCCTCGCGCCCGAGGGACACGTCCAGGCCGAGCGCGCCGCGCGACTGCTCGCGCAGGTGGAGCTGCACGGCCTGTATTCGAGTCCCCGGCTCCGCGCGCTCGACACGGCGAAGCGGCTGACGGAGGGCCGGGGGCTGGGGCTTCAAGTGGAGGAGGCCTTCCGCGAGATCGACTTCGGGCTCTTCGAGGGCCTCACCTACGAGGAGGCCGAGCGCCGCTTCCCCGCCGTGTACGCGGAGTGGATGACACACCCCGCACAGGTGCGCTTCCCCGAGGGAGAGACCTTCTCCGAGATGCGCGAGCGCGTGCGCACAGGGGGCCGGGCGCTGCGGGCGCGTCACCCCGGACAGTGCTTCGCGCTGGTGTCGCACGGCGGCGTCAACCGCACCCTGCTCTGCGAGGCGCTCGGCATGTCGGATGAGCACCTGTTCCGACTGGACCAGGTGCACGCGGCGGTGAACGTCATCGACTTCTACGGCGACGAGCCCGTGGTGAAGCTGATGAACGCGGAGCCGTGA